Proteins encoded together in one Styela clava chromosome 12, kaStyClav1.hap1.2, whole genome shotgun sequence window:
- the LOC120329351 gene encoding TRAF3-interacting protein 1-like isoform X4, producing the protein MGEEVMKKTRDTLGKIIKKPPLTDKLLSKPPFRFLHDIFTEVIRTTGFLNGLFTSSEMDSKNVSAKEDKMAFLQKVIDVVSIVSGDQLAARPSKIVAGHEPEKTNELLQAIAKCIHKNVSSDDAVQQVLTGKKTSSKVQEKPPTGSSKKKEGKENRERPDEQRRKKKDRDEKPEREKSSDRRKRSAGKERRERSRDKESNKEQGEGNEEKESVRSRDKSRDKDRHKEERSRDRKERKRREEDVERNEMESEGREREIDGEEERPQAPDNQEEQAESNEKPASSRPPRPASAKGHRRRPAPDRGSRGAPVEGQDSSPSDRARSRPARPPSARPAAPRVRQRPDAAEEEIARMESAGRQRTAPIIVDRGSRPAGEGMSSSEDEDEQFLVQEEDVQPPEMGKLSPMLNGNVNGDVDEEGEHGGLVRKILETKKELETSAAKGTNAKRKTEIERSPVNEVQRRKERELVMRDIEKLRGSVQKLCRSAVPLGKIIDYIQEDMDSMQNELIQWKKENKQHAAKLKEEESITTKTIEPLQAELEELDRNITSQLDMIAASKCNVIRNQEKIDKMVAGVTAQA; encoded by the exons ATGGGAGAAGAAGTAATGAAAAAGACGAGAGATACTCTCGGAAAGATTATTAAAAAACCTCCACTGACGGACAAGTTGCTTTCAAAACCACCGTTTCGATTTCTACATGATATATTCACAGAG GTGATCAGAACAACAGGATTTTTAAATGGACTGTTTACTTCATCAGAGATGGATTCTAAGAATGTGTCT GCAAAAGAAGATAAAATGGCATTTCTTCAAAAAGTTATCGACGTTGTGTCAATAGTATCTGGTGACCAACTAGCTGCTAGACCATCAAAAATTGTCGCAGGACACGAGCCTGAGAAAACTAATGAATTACTTCAAGCGATTGCTAAATGTATTCATAAAAAT GTTTCATCAGATGATGCAGTTCAACAAGTCCTCACTGGTAAGAAAACATCATCAAAAGTTCAAGAGAAACCTCCCACTGGATCTTCAAAAAAGAAAGAAGGAAAAGAAAACAG GGAAAGACCAGATGAACAAAGAAGGAAGAAAAAAGACAGAGATGAAAAG CCTGAAAGAGAAAAAAGTAGCGACCGACGTAAGAGATCAGCTGGAAAAGAAAGAAGAGAACGAAGCAGAGACAAAGAGTCAAACAAAGAACAAG GCgaaggaaatgaagaaaaagagAGCGTACGTAGCAGAGATAAATCTCGAGATAAAGATCGTCATAAAGAAGAACGATCTAGAGACCGAAAAGAGAGAAAG agGAGAGAAGAAGATGTTGAACGAAATGAAATGGAATCTGAAGGAAGGGAGAGAGAGATAGATGGTGAAGAG GAAAGACCCCAAGCCCCTGATAATCAAGAGGAACAAGCAGAATCAAATGAAAAACCTGCATCTAGTCGTCCACCTCGTCCTGCGTCTGCAAAAGGACACAGAAGAAGACCAGCACCTGATAGAGGATCAC GCGGTGCACCAGTGGAGGGACAAGATTCGAGTCCTAGTGATAG AGCTCGTTCAAGGCCAGCCAGACCACCGAGTGCAAGACCAGCTGCACCGAGAGTACGTCAGAGACCTGATGCTGCAGAAGAAGAAATTGCGAG AATGGAAAGTGCAGGTCGACAAAGAACTGCTCCCATTATTGTAGATCGGGGAAGTCGTCCTGCAGGAGAAGGAATGTCTTCCAGTGAAGATGAAGATGAACAATTTCTGGTACAAGAAGAAGATGTTCAACCACCAGAGATGGGAAAG ttgtcTCCGATGCTGAATGGAAATGTGAACGGGGATGTAGATGAGGAAGGAGAGCATGGAGGTCTCGTCAGGAAAATTTTAGAGACAAAGAAAGAACTTGAAACATCAGCTGCAAAAGGAACCAATGCAAAGAGAAAAACGGAAATT GAGAGATCACCTGTTAATGAGGTTCAGCGTAGGAAAGAGAGAGAACTAGTGATGCGTGACATTGAAAAATTGAGAGGATCTGTACAAAAATTGTGCAGGAGTGCTGTACCGCTTGGAAAAATTATTGACTATATTCAA gAAGACATGGATTCGATGCAGAATGAATTAATTCAATGGAAAAAGGAGAATAAACAACATGCTGCTAAACTCAAAGAGGAAGAAAG TATCACTACCAAAACCATCGAACCGTTACAAGCAGAATTAGAAGAATTAGACCGGAACATTACTTCTCAACTAGACATGATTGCAGCCAGCAAGTGCAATGTTATTCGAAATCaggaaaaaattgataaaatggtTGCCGGTGTAACTGCACAGGCTTAA
- the LOC120329351 gene encoding TRAF3-interacting protein 1-like isoform X2: MGEEVMKKTRDTLGKIIKKPPLTDKLLSKPPFRFLHDIFTEVIRTTGFLNGLFTSSEMDSKNVSAKEDKMAFLQKVIDVVSIVSGDQLAARPSKIVAGHEPEKTNELLQAIAKCIHKNVSSDDAVQQVLTGKKTSSKVQEKPPTGSSKKKEGKENRERPDEQRRKKKDRDEKPEREKSSDRRKRSAGKERRERSRDKESNKEQGEGNEEKESVRSRDKSRDKDRHKEERSRDRKERKESKTKIKPIQKGSPKKNQEQKSPTKNLQRVPSKETKSSRSSLRRKKSDTEESRNEKSRRKKSLSRREEDVERNEMESEGREREIDGEEERPQAPDNQEEQAESNEKPASSRPPRPASAKGHRRRPAPDRGSRGAPVEGQDSSPSDRARSRPARPPSARPAAPRVRQRPDAAEEEIARMESAGRQRTAPIIVDRGSRPAGEGMSSSEDEDEQFLVQEEDVQPPEMGKLSPMLNGNVNGDVDEEGEHGGLVRKILETKKELETSAAKGTNAKRKTEIERSPVNEVQRRKERELVMRDIEKLRGSVQKLCRSAVPLGKIIDYIQEDMDSMQNELIQWKKENKQHAAKLKEEESITTKTIEPLQAELEELDRNITSQLDMIAASKCNVIRNQEKIDKMVAGVTAQA, translated from the exons ATGGGAGAAGAAGTAATGAAAAAGACGAGAGATACTCTCGGAAAGATTATTAAAAAACCTCCACTGACGGACAAGTTGCTTTCAAAACCACCGTTTCGATTTCTACATGATATATTCACAGAG GTGATCAGAACAACAGGATTTTTAAATGGACTGTTTACTTCATCAGAGATGGATTCTAAGAATGTGTCT GCAAAAGAAGATAAAATGGCATTTCTTCAAAAAGTTATCGACGTTGTGTCAATAGTATCTGGTGACCAACTAGCTGCTAGACCATCAAAAATTGTCGCAGGACACGAGCCTGAGAAAACTAATGAATTACTTCAAGCGATTGCTAAATGTATTCATAAAAAT GTTTCATCAGATGATGCAGTTCAACAAGTCCTCACTGGTAAGAAAACATCATCAAAAGTTCAAGAGAAACCTCCCACTGGATCTTCAAAAAAGAAAGAAGGAAAAGAAAACAG GGAAAGACCAGATGAACAAAGAAGGAAGAAAAAAGACAGAGATGAAAAG CCTGAAAGAGAAAAAAGTAGCGACCGACGTAAGAGATCAGCTGGAAAAGAAAGAAGAGAACGAAGCAGAGACAAAGAGTCAAACAAAGAACAAG GCgaaggaaatgaagaaaaagagAGCGTACGTAGCAGAGATAAATCTCGAGATAAAGATCGTCATAAAGAAGAACGATCTAGAGACCGAAAAGAGAGAAAG GAATCCAAGACTAAAATAAAGCCGATACAAAAAGGTAGCCCTAAAAAAAATCAGGAACAAAAGTCACCAACGAAAAATCTTCAGAGAGTTCCAAGCAAGGAAACGAAATCTTCAAGATCATCGCTTAGAAGAAAAAAATCTGATACAGAGGAATCCCGCAATGAGAAAAGTCGCCGCAAAAAATCGTTATcc agGAGAGAAGAAGATGTTGAACGAAATGAAATGGAATCTGAAGGAAGGGAGAGAGAGATAGATGGTGAAGAG GAAAGACCCCAAGCCCCTGATAATCAAGAGGAACAAGCAGAATCAAATGAAAAACCTGCATCTAGTCGTCCACCTCGTCCTGCGTCTGCAAAAGGACACAGAAGAAGACCAGCACCTGATAGAGGATCAC GCGGTGCACCAGTGGAGGGACAAGATTCGAGTCCTAGTGATAG AGCTCGTTCAAGGCCAGCCAGACCACCGAGTGCAAGACCAGCTGCACCGAGAGTACGTCAGAGACCTGATGCTGCAGAAGAAGAAATTGCGAG AATGGAAAGTGCAGGTCGACAAAGAACTGCTCCCATTATTGTAGATCGGGGAAGTCGTCCTGCAGGAGAAGGAATGTCTTCCAGTGAAGATGAAGATGAACAATTTCTGGTACAAGAAGAAGATGTTCAACCACCAGAGATGGGAAAG ttgtcTCCGATGCTGAATGGAAATGTGAACGGGGATGTAGATGAGGAAGGAGAGCATGGAGGTCTCGTCAGGAAAATTTTAGAGACAAAGAAAGAACTTGAAACATCAGCTGCAAAAGGAACCAATGCAAAGAGAAAAACGGAAATT GAGAGATCACCTGTTAATGAGGTTCAGCGTAGGAAAGAGAGAGAACTAGTGATGCGTGACATTGAAAAATTGAGAGGATCTGTACAAAAATTGTGCAGGAGTGCTGTACCGCTTGGAAAAATTATTGACTATATTCAA gAAGACATGGATTCGATGCAGAATGAATTAATTCAATGGAAAAAGGAGAATAAACAACATGCTGCTAAACTCAAAGAGGAAGAAAG TATCACTACCAAAACCATCGAACCGTTACAAGCAGAATTAGAAGAATTAGACCGGAACATTACTTCTCAACTAGACATGATTGCAGCCAGCAAGTGCAATGTTATTCGAAATCaggaaaaaattgataaaatggtTGCCGGTGTAACTGCACAGGCTTAA
- the LOC120329351 gene encoding TRAF3-interacting protein 1-like isoform X3, translating into MGEEVMKKTRDTLGKIIKKPPLTDKLLSKPPFRFLHDIFTEVIRTTGFLNGLFTSSEMDSKNVSAKEDKMAFLQKVIDVVSIVSGDQLAARPSKIVAGHEPEKTNELLQAIAKCIHKNVSSDDAVQQVLTGKKTSSKVQEKPPTGSSKKKEGKENRERPDEQRRKKKDRDEKPEREKSSDRRKRSAGKERRERSRDKESNKEQGAGEGNEEKESVRSRDKSRDKDRHKEERSRDRKERKRREEDVERNEMESEGREREIDGEEERPQAPDNQEEQAESNEKPASSRPPRPASAKGHRRRPAPDRGSRGAPVEGQDSSPSDRARSRPARPPSARPAAPRVRQRPDAAEEEIARMESAGRQRTAPIIVDRGSRPAGEGMSSSEDEDEQFLVQEEDVQPPEMGKLSPMLNGNVNGDVDEEGEHGGLVRKILETKKELETSAAKGTNAKRKTEIERSPVNEVQRRKERELVMRDIEKLRGSVQKLCRSAVPLGKIIDYIQEDMDSMQNELIQWKKENKQHAAKLKEEESITTKTIEPLQAELEELDRNITSQLDMIAASKCNVIRNQEKIDKMVAGVTAQA; encoded by the exons ATGGGAGAAGAAGTAATGAAAAAGACGAGAGATACTCTCGGAAAGATTATTAAAAAACCTCCACTGACGGACAAGTTGCTTTCAAAACCACCGTTTCGATTTCTACATGATATATTCACAGAG GTGATCAGAACAACAGGATTTTTAAATGGACTGTTTACTTCATCAGAGATGGATTCTAAGAATGTGTCT GCAAAAGAAGATAAAATGGCATTTCTTCAAAAAGTTATCGACGTTGTGTCAATAGTATCTGGTGACCAACTAGCTGCTAGACCATCAAAAATTGTCGCAGGACACGAGCCTGAGAAAACTAATGAATTACTTCAAGCGATTGCTAAATGTATTCATAAAAAT GTTTCATCAGATGATGCAGTTCAACAAGTCCTCACTGGTAAGAAAACATCATCAAAAGTTCAAGAGAAACCTCCCACTGGATCTTCAAAAAAGAAAGAAGGAAAAGAAAACAG GGAAAGACCAGATGAACAAAGAAGGAAGAAAAAAGACAGAGATGAAAAG CCTGAAAGAGAAAAAAGTAGCGACCGACGTAAGAGATCAGCTGGAAAAGAAAGAAGAGAACGAAGCAGAGACAAAGAGTCAAACAAAGAACAAGGTGCGG GCgaaggaaatgaagaaaaagagAGCGTACGTAGCAGAGATAAATCTCGAGATAAAGATCGTCATAAAGAAGAACGATCTAGAGACCGAAAAGAGAGAAAG agGAGAGAAGAAGATGTTGAACGAAATGAAATGGAATCTGAAGGAAGGGAGAGAGAGATAGATGGTGAAGAG GAAAGACCCCAAGCCCCTGATAATCAAGAGGAACAAGCAGAATCAAATGAAAAACCTGCATCTAGTCGTCCACCTCGTCCTGCGTCTGCAAAAGGACACAGAAGAAGACCAGCACCTGATAGAGGATCAC GCGGTGCACCAGTGGAGGGACAAGATTCGAGTCCTAGTGATAG AGCTCGTTCAAGGCCAGCCAGACCACCGAGTGCAAGACCAGCTGCACCGAGAGTACGTCAGAGACCTGATGCTGCAGAAGAAGAAATTGCGAG AATGGAAAGTGCAGGTCGACAAAGAACTGCTCCCATTATTGTAGATCGGGGAAGTCGTCCTGCAGGAGAAGGAATGTCTTCCAGTGAAGATGAAGATGAACAATTTCTGGTACAAGAAGAAGATGTTCAACCACCAGAGATGGGAAAG ttgtcTCCGATGCTGAATGGAAATGTGAACGGGGATGTAGATGAGGAAGGAGAGCATGGAGGTCTCGTCAGGAAAATTTTAGAGACAAAGAAAGAACTTGAAACATCAGCTGCAAAAGGAACCAATGCAAAGAGAAAAACGGAAATT GAGAGATCACCTGTTAATGAGGTTCAGCGTAGGAAAGAGAGAGAACTAGTGATGCGTGACATTGAAAAATTGAGAGGATCTGTACAAAAATTGTGCAGGAGTGCTGTACCGCTTGGAAAAATTATTGACTATATTCAA gAAGACATGGATTCGATGCAGAATGAATTAATTCAATGGAAAAAGGAGAATAAACAACATGCTGCTAAACTCAAAGAGGAAGAAAG TATCACTACCAAAACCATCGAACCGTTACAAGCAGAATTAGAAGAATTAGACCGGAACATTACTTCTCAACTAGACATGATTGCAGCCAGCAAGTGCAATGTTATTCGAAATCaggaaaaaattgataaaatggtTGCCGGTGTAACTGCACAGGCTTAA
- the LOC120329351 gene encoding TRAF3-interacting protein 1-like isoform X1: MGEEVMKKTRDTLGKIIKKPPLTDKLLSKPPFRFLHDIFTEVIRTTGFLNGLFTSSEMDSKNVSAKEDKMAFLQKVIDVVSIVSGDQLAARPSKIVAGHEPEKTNELLQAIAKCIHKNVSSDDAVQQVLTGKKTSSKVQEKPPTGSSKKKEGKENRERPDEQRRKKKDRDEKPEREKSSDRRKRSAGKERRERSRDKESNKEQGAGEGNEEKESVRSRDKSRDKDRHKEERSRDRKERKESKTKIKPIQKGSPKKNQEQKSPTKNLQRVPSKETKSSRSSLRRKKSDTEESRNEKSRRKKSLSRREEDVERNEMESEGREREIDGEEERPQAPDNQEEQAESNEKPASSRPPRPASAKGHRRRPAPDRGSRGAPVEGQDSSPSDRARSRPARPPSARPAAPRVRQRPDAAEEEIARMESAGRQRTAPIIVDRGSRPAGEGMSSSEDEDEQFLVQEEDVQPPEMGKLSPMLNGNVNGDVDEEGEHGGLVRKILETKKELETSAAKGTNAKRKTEIERSPVNEVQRRKERELVMRDIEKLRGSVQKLCRSAVPLGKIIDYIQEDMDSMQNELIQWKKENKQHAAKLKEEESITTKTIEPLQAELEELDRNITSQLDMIAASKCNVIRNQEKIDKMVAGVTAQA; this comes from the exons ATGGGAGAAGAAGTAATGAAAAAGACGAGAGATACTCTCGGAAAGATTATTAAAAAACCTCCACTGACGGACAAGTTGCTTTCAAAACCACCGTTTCGATTTCTACATGATATATTCACAGAG GTGATCAGAACAACAGGATTTTTAAATGGACTGTTTACTTCATCAGAGATGGATTCTAAGAATGTGTCT GCAAAAGAAGATAAAATGGCATTTCTTCAAAAAGTTATCGACGTTGTGTCAATAGTATCTGGTGACCAACTAGCTGCTAGACCATCAAAAATTGTCGCAGGACACGAGCCTGAGAAAACTAATGAATTACTTCAAGCGATTGCTAAATGTATTCATAAAAAT GTTTCATCAGATGATGCAGTTCAACAAGTCCTCACTGGTAAGAAAACATCATCAAAAGTTCAAGAGAAACCTCCCACTGGATCTTCAAAAAAGAAAGAAGGAAAAGAAAACAG GGAAAGACCAGATGAACAAAGAAGGAAGAAAAAAGACAGAGATGAAAAG CCTGAAAGAGAAAAAAGTAGCGACCGACGTAAGAGATCAGCTGGAAAAGAAAGAAGAGAACGAAGCAGAGACAAAGAGTCAAACAAAGAACAAGGTGCGG GCgaaggaaatgaagaaaaagagAGCGTACGTAGCAGAGATAAATCTCGAGATAAAGATCGTCATAAAGAAGAACGATCTAGAGACCGAAAAGAGAGAAAG GAATCCAAGACTAAAATAAAGCCGATACAAAAAGGTAGCCCTAAAAAAAATCAGGAACAAAAGTCACCAACGAAAAATCTTCAGAGAGTTCCAAGCAAGGAAACGAAATCTTCAAGATCATCGCTTAGAAGAAAAAAATCTGATACAGAGGAATCCCGCAATGAGAAAAGTCGCCGCAAAAAATCGTTATcc agGAGAGAAGAAGATGTTGAACGAAATGAAATGGAATCTGAAGGAAGGGAGAGAGAGATAGATGGTGAAGAG GAAAGACCCCAAGCCCCTGATAATCAAGAGGAACAAGCAGAATCAAATGAAAAACCTGCATCTAGTCGTCCACCTCGTCCTGCGTCTGCAAAAGGACACAGAAGAAGACCAGCACCTGATAGAGGATCAC GCGGTGCACCAGTGGAGGGACAAGATTCGAGTCCTAGTGATAG AGCTCGTTCAAGGCCAGCCAGACCACCGAGTGCAAGACCAGCTGCACCGAGAGTACGTCAGAGACCTGATGCTGCAGAAGAAGAAATTGCGAG AATGGAAAGTGCAGGTCGACAAAGAACTGCTCCCATTATTGTAGATCGGGGAAGTCGTCCTGCAGGAGAAGGAATGTCTTCCAGTGAAGATGAAGATGAACAATTTCTGGTACAAGAAGAAGATGTTCAACCACCAGAGATGGGAAAG ttgtcTCCGATGCTGAATGGAAATGTGAACGGGGATGTAGATGAGGAAGGAGAGCATGGAGGTCTCGTCAGGAAAATTTTAGAGACAAAGAAAGAACTTGAAACATCAGCTGCAAAAGGAACCAATGCAAAGAGAAAAACGGAAATT GAGAGATCACCTGTTAATGAGGTTCAGCGTAGGAAAGAGAGAGAACTAGTGATGCGTGACATTGAAAAATTGAGAGGATCTGTACAAAAATTGTGCAGGAGTGCTGTACCGCTTGGAAAAATTATTGACTATATTCAA gAAGACATGGATTCGATGCAGAATGAATTAATTCAATGGAAAAAGGAGAATAAACAACATGCTGCTAAACTCAAAGAGGAAGAAAG TATCACTACCAAAACCATCGAACCGTTACAAGCAGAATTAGAAGAATTAGACCGGAACATTACTTCTCAACTAGACATGATTGCAGCCAGCAAGTGCAATGTTATTCGAAATCaggaaaaaattgataaaatggtTGCCGGTGTAACTGCACAGGCTTAA